A single Salmo trutta chromosome 14, fSalTru1.1, whole genome shotgun sequence DNA region contains:
- the LOC115208080 gene encoding sodium- and chloride-dependent GABA transporter 2 isoform X1 yields MNKVERRSEEMLEECCSATKHGECVMEKHNDPNLRFNKLSQQEMGLVQPVPVPSTQIRGQWSSKLEFLLAVAGQIIGLGNVWRFPYLCYKNGGGVFFIPYVLFLFTCGIPLFLLETSLGQYTTQGCITCWRKICPLFEGLGYGSQVVVLYSSIYYIIILAWAFFYLFSSFSSELPWASCRNSWNTATCMEFDRRVVGHLNWTVAGNATSPVREFWERRVLNLTDSPNKLGSVRWELALCLLLSWILCYFCVWKGVKSTGKVVYFTATFPYLMLVVLLVRGLTLPGAIDGIKFYLYPDPARLTDPQVWMDAGTQIFYSYAICIGCLTALGSYNKYDNNCYKDCVYLCLLNSGTSFVAGFAIFSVLGFMAYEQGTDISTVAESGPGLAFIAYPRAVAMMPLPQLWAIFFFIMIILLGLDSEFVGLEALMTAISDMYPSFFLVGHRRKILLIIISVVSFFIGLVMVTEGGLYIFQLFDYYACSGMTLLLFAILQSVCISWVYGADRLYDNIEDMIGYRPLPIIKYCLKYVTPVICIATFVFSLIKFTPLKFNNTFQYPWWGYAVGWWFTLSSTLIVPLWMVYIVSVTPGTLRQRLSILTTPSEDLPMTKAQKNSLLAKQSEQDRPLGDMETPAWGHNLLDRDTGPL; encoded by the exons TGTTATGGAGAAGCATAATGATCCCAATTTGAGGTTCAATAAGCTTTCCCAGCAGGAGATGGGTCTGGTCCAGCCTGTCCCTGTGCCAAGCACCCAGATTAGGGGACAGTGGTCCAGCAAGCTGGAGTTTCTCCTGGCTGTGGCCGGACAGATCATAGGCTTGGGGAATGTATGGAGGTTCCCATATCTGTGCTACAAAAATGGAGGAG GGGTGTTCTTCATCCCTTATGTGCTCTTTCTGTTCACCTGTGGCATTCCACTCTTTCTCCTGGAGACCTCCCTGGGCCAGTACACCACGCAGGGCTGCATCACCTGCTGGAGGAAGATCTGCCCCCTGTTTGAAG GACTGGGTTATGGTAGTCAGGTGGTGGTTCTATATTCCAGCATCTATTACATCATCATTCTAGCCTGGGCCTTCTTCTACCTCTTCTCCTCATTCAGCTCTGAGCTCCCCTGGgccagttgtagaaacagctgGAACACAG CAACCTGCATGGAGTTTGACAGAAGAGTAGTGGGACATCTAAATTGGACAGTAGCAGGAAACGCAACATCGCCAGTGAGAGAGTTCTGGGA GAGAAGAGTTTTGAATCTCACAGACAGTCCAAACAAGCTAGGCAGTGTTCGCTGGGAGCTGGCTCTGTGTCTTCTACTGTCATGGATTCTCTGTTACTTCTGTGTCTGGAAAGGAGTGAAGTCTACTGGGAAG GTGGTCTACTTCACTGCCACCTTCCCCTATCTGATGCTGGTGGTGTTGCTGGTCCGTGGACTCACACTGCCGGGGGCAATAGATGGTATCAAGTTCTACCTCTACCCAGACCCAGCCCGCCTCACTGACCCACAG GTGTGGATGGATGCTGGAACACAAATCTTCTATTCCTATGCTATCTGCATCGGCTGTCTGACTGCTCTTGGCAGCTACAACAAGTATGACAACAACTGTTACAA GGACTGTGTGTACCTGTGCCTTTTGAACAGTGGAACCAGCTTTGTGGCCGGTTTTGCGATATTCTCTGTTCTGGGCTTCATGGCTTATGAACAAGGGACAGACATCTCAACCGTGGCCGAATCAG GTCCTGGCCTGGCGTTCATCGCCTACCCTCGTGCCGTGGCCATGATGCCATTACCCCAGCTTTGGGccatcttcttcttcatcatGATAATCCTCCTGGGTTTAGACAGTGAG TTTGTAGGTCTGGAGGCTTTGATGACAGCTATCTCAGACATGTATCCCTCCTTCTTCCTGGTTGGCCATCGGCGTAaaatcctcctcatcatcatcagtgTGGTTAGCTTCTTCATCGGCCTGGTCATGGtcacagag GGAGGCCTGTATATCTTCCAGCTGTTTGATTACTATGCCTGCAGTGGGATGACTCTGCTTCTCTTCGCTATACTACAGTCAGTGTGTATCAGCTGGGTTTATG GTGCAGACCGTCTGTACGATAATATAGAGGACATGATCGGTTATCGACCATTACCCATCATTAAGTACTGTTTGAAGTATGTCACTCCAGTCATCTGCATT GCGACATTTGTCTTCTCCTTGATAAAGTTTACCCCACTGAAATTCAACAACACCTTCCAGTATCCTTGGTGGGGTTACGCTGTTGGATGGTGGttcactctctcctccaccctcatcGTTCCTCTATGGATGGTGTACATCGTGAGCGTCACTCCTGGTACACTGCGACAG AGACTGTCCATCCTCACCACGCCGTCAGAGGATCTCCCCATGACCAAGGCCCAGAAGAATTCCCTCCTGGCCAAGCAGTCAGAGCAAGACAGACCCCTGGGGGACATGGAGACACCAGCCTGGGGCCACAACCTCCTAGACAGAGACACTGGCCCCCTGTAG
- the LOC115208080 gene encoding sodium- and chloride-dependent GABA transporter 2 isoform X2, giving the protein MEKHNDPNLRFNKLSQQEMGLVQPVPVPSTQIRGQWSSKLEFLLAVAGQIIGLGNVWRFPYLCYKNGGGVFFIPYVLFLFTCGIPLFLLETSLGQYTTQGCITCWRKICPLFEGLGYGSQVVVLYSSIYYIIILAWAFFYLFSSFSSELPWASCRNSWNTATCMEFDRRVVGHLNWTVAGNATSPVREFWERRVLNLTDSPNKLGSVRWELALCLLLSWILCYFCVWKGVKSTGKVVYFTATFPYLMLVVLLVRGLTLPGAIDGIKFYLYPDPARLTDPQVWMDAGTQIFYSYAICIGCLTALGSYNKYDNNCYKDCVYLCLLNSGTSFVAGFAIFSVLGFMAYEQGTDISTVAESGPGLAFIAYPRAVAMMPLPQLWAIFFFIMIILLGLDSEFVGLEALMTAISDMYPSFFLVGHRRKILLIIISVVSFFIGLVMVTEGGLYIFQLFDYYACSGMTLLLFAILQSVCISWVYGADRLYDNIEDMIGYRPLPIIKYCLKYVTPVICIATFVFSLIKFTPLKFNNTFQYPWWGYAVGWWFTLSSTLIVPLWMVYIVSVTPGTLRQRLSILTTPSEDLPMTKAQKNSLLAKQSEQDRPLGDMETPAWGHNLLDRDTGPL; this is encoded by the exons ATGGAGAAGCATAATGATCCCAATTTGAGGTTCAATAAGCTTTCCCAGCAGGAGATGGGTCTGGTCCAGCCTGTCCCTGTGCCAAGCACCCAGATTAGGGGACAGTGGTCCAGCAAGCTGGAGTTTCTCCTGGCTGTGGCCGGACAGATCATAGGCTTGGGGAATGTATGGAGGTTCCCATATCTGTGCTACAAAAATGGAGGAG GGGTGTTCTTCATCCCTTATGTGCTCTTTCTGTTCACCTGTGGCATTCCACTCTTTCTCCTGGAGACCTCCCTGGGCCAGTACACCACGCAGGGCTGCATCACCTGCTGGAGGAAGATCTGCCCCCTGTTTGAAG GACTGGGTTATGGTAGTCAGGTGGTGGTTCTATATTCCAGCATCTATTACATCATCATTCTAGCCTGGGCCTTCTTCTACCTCTTCTCCTCATTCAGCTCTGAGCTCCCCTGGgccagttgtagaaacagctgGAACACAG CAACCTGCATGGAGTTTGACAGAAGAGTAGTGGGACATCTAAATTGGACAGTAGCAGGAAACGCAACATCGCCAGTGAGAGAGTTCTGGGA GAGAAGAGTTTTGAATCTCACAGACAGTCCAAACAAGCTAGGCAGTGTTCGCTGGGAGCTGGCTCTGTGTCTTCTACTGTCATGGATTCTCTGTTACTTCTGTGTCTGGAAAGGAGTGAAGTCTACTGGGAAG GTGGTCTACTTCACTGCCACCTTCCCCTATCTGATGCTGGTGGTGTTGCTGGTCCGTGGACTCACACTGCCGGGGGCAATAGATGGTATCAAGTTCTACCTCTACCCAGACCCAGCCCGCCTCACTGACCCACAG GTGTGGATGGATGCTGGAACACAAATCTTCTATTCCTATGCTATCTGCATCGGCTGTCTGACTGCTCTTGGCAGCTACAACAAGTATGACAACAACTGTTACAA GGACTGTGTGTACCTGTGCCTTTTGAACAGTGGAACCAGCTTTGTGGCCGGTTTTGCGATATTCTCTGTTCTGGGCTTCATGGCTTATGAACAAGGGACAGACATCTCAACCGTGGCCGAATCAG GTCCTGGCCTGGCGTTCATCGCCTACCCTCGTGCCGTGGCCATGATGCCATTACCCCAGCTTTGGGccatcttcttcttcatcatGATAATCCTCCTGGGTTTAGACAGTGAG TTTGTAGGTCTGGAGGCTTTGATGACAGCTATCTCAGACATGTATCCCTCCTTCTTCCTGGTTGGCCATCGGCGTAaaatcctcctcatcatcatcagtgTGGTTAGCTTCTTCATCGGCCTGGTCATGGtcacagag GGAGGCCTGTATATCTTCCAGCTGTTTGATTACTATGCCTGCAGTGGGATGACTCTGCTTCTCTTCGCTATACTACAGTCAGTGTGTATCAGCTGGGTTTATG GTGCAGACCGTCTGTACGATAATATAGAGGACATGATCGGTTATCGACCATTACCCATCATTAAGTACTGTTTGAAGTATGTCACTCCAGTCATCTGCATT GCGACATTTGTCTTCTCCTTGATAAAGTTTACCCCACTGAAATTCAACAACACCTTCCAGTATCCTTGGTGGGGTTACGCTGTTGGATGGTGGttcactctctcctccaccctcatcGTTCCTCTATGGATGGTGTACATCGTGAGCGTCACTCCTGGTACACTGCGACAG AGACTGTCCATCCTCACCACGCCGTCAGAGGATCTCCCCATGACCAAGGCCCAGAAGAATTCCCTCCTGGCCAAGCAGTCAGAGCAAGACAGACCCCTGGGGGACATGGAGACACCAGCCTGGGGCCACAACCTCCTAGACAGAGACACTGGCCCCCTGTAG
- the LOC115208080 gene encoding sodium- and chloride-dependent GABA transporter 2 isoform X3, which yields MYGGSHICATKMEETSLGQYTTQGCITCWRKICPLFEGLGYGSQVVVLYSSIYYIIILAWAFFYLFSSFSSELPWASCRNSWNTATCMEFDRRVVGHLNWTVAGNATSPVREFWERRVLNLTDSPNKLGSVRWELALCLLLSWILCYFCVWKGVKSTGKVVYFTATFPYLMLVVLLVRGLTLPGAIDGIKFYLYPDPARLTDPQVWMDAGTQIFYSYAICIGCLTALGSYNKYDNNCYKDCVYLCLLNSGTSFVAGFAIFSVLGFMAYEQGTDISTVAESGPGLAFIAYPRAVAMMPLPQLWAIFFFIMIILLGLDSEFVGLEALMTAISDMYPSFFLVGHRRKILLIIISVVSFFIGLVMVTEGGLYIFQLFDYYACSGMTLLLFAILQSVCISWVYGADRLYDNIEDMIGYRPLPIIKYCLKYVTPVICIATFVFSLIKFTPLKFNNTFQYPWWGYAVGWWFTLSSTLIVPLWMVYIVSVTPGTLRQRLSILTTPSEDLPMTKAQKNSLLAKQSEQDRPLGDMETPAWGHNLLDRDTGPL from the exons ATGTATGGAGGTTCCCATATCTGTGCTACAAAAATGGAGGAG ACCTCCCTGGGCCAGTACACCACGCAGGGCTGCATCACCTGCTGGAGGAAGATCTGCCCCCTGTTTGAAG GACTGGGTTATGGTAGTCAGGTGGTGGTTCTATATTCCAGCATCTATTACATCATCATTCTAGCCTGGGCCTTCTTCTACCTCTTCTCCTCATTCAGCTCTGAGCTCCCCTGGgccagttgtagaaacagctgGAACACAG CAACCTGCATGGAGTTTGACAGAAGAGTAGTGGGACATCTAAATTGGACAGTAGCAGGAAACGCAACATCGCCAGTGAGAGAGTTCTGGGA GAGAAGAGTTTTGAATCTCACAGACAGTCCAAACAAGCTAGGCAGTGTTCGCTGGGAGCTGGCTCTGTGTCTTCTACTGTCATGGATTCTCTGTTACTTCTGTGTCTGGAAAGGAGTGAAGTCTACTGGGAAG GTGGTCTACTTCACTGCCACCTTCCCCTATCTGATGCTGGTGGTGTTGCTGGTCCGTGGACTCACACTGCCGGGGGCAATAGATGGTATCAAGTTCTACCTCTACCCAGACCCAGCCCGCCTCACTGACCCACAG GTGTGGATGGATGCTGGAACACAAATCTTCTATTCCTATGCTATCTGCATCGGCTGTCTGACTGCTCTTGGCAGCTACAACAAGTATGACAACAACTGTTACAA GGACTGTGTGTACCTGTGCCTTTTGAACAGTGGAACCAGCTTTGTGGCCGGTTTTGCGATATTCTCTGTTCTGGGCTTCATGGCTTATGAACAAGGGACAGACATCTCAACCGTGGCCGAATCAG GTCCTGGCCTGGCGTTCATCGCCTACCCTCGTGCCGTGGCCATGATGCCATTACCCCAGCTTTGGGccatcttcttcttcatcatGATAATCCTCCTGGGTTTAGACAGTGAG TTTGTAGGTCTGGAGGCTTTGATGACAGCTATCTCAGACATGTATCCCTCCTTCTTCCTGGTTGGCCATCGGCGTAaaatcctcctcatcatcatcagtgTGGTTAGCTTCTTCATCGGCCTGGTCATGGtcacagag GGAGGCCTGTATATCTTCCAGCTGTTTGATTACTATGCCTGCAGTGGGATGACTCTGCTTCTCTTCGCTATACTACAGTCAGTGTGTATCAGCTGGGTTTATG GTGCAGACCGTCTGTACGATAATATAGAGGACATGATCGGTTATCGACCATTACCCATCATTAAGTACTGTTTGAAGTATGTCACTCCAGTCATCTGCATT GCGACATTTGTCTTCTCCTTGATAAAGTTTACCCCACTGAAATTCAACAACACCTTCCAGTATCCTTGGTGGGGTTACGCTGTTGGATGGTGGttcactctctcctccaccctcatcGTTCCTCTATGGATGGTGTACATCGTGAGCGTCACTCCTGGTACACTGCGACAG AGACTGTCCATCCTCACCACGCCGTCAGAGGATCTCCCCATGACCAAGGCCCAGAAGAATTCCCTCCTGGCCAAGCAGTCAGAGCAAGACAGACCCCTGGGGGACATGGAGACACCAGCCTGGGGCCACAACCTCCTAGACAGAGACACTGGCCCCCTGTAG